DNA sequence from the Halococcus salsus genome:
AGATATTCCAGATCCAACCAGCAAAGCGTAAACGCCGGGATTATTTCGAACTGAAAACGTCAGCCCCATCCGGTTATCCACCATGTAATCTCACTGACTCAGTGTAGGTGCAATAGAGCAAAGTAAGTACTGCCAACCGTCGTAGATAGTGTCCAACCGGGAGCCCTAGCCAAGACGACAACTATCGTCGCCCGCTGCCCGACTCCCGCCCTCTTTTGAAGGGAAGTATCCGACCCAAGGTAGCTTGACTAGCACCCGCGTGCTATTGCAGGTAGTTCGGGTCCTCGGCGTCACAGCGCTCCTCGTGCTGTCTGGCCTCCTCTTCGTCGTCGAACATCAGGCCGCAGTGTTCGCATTCGTGCCACGCCACCCCGTCGCGCACGGTCTCGACCACCATAGGGGGTGGCTCGGCGGTGCACGAGTATGAGTGTTGCTCCGGCGTGGACCGGCCCGGTAGTGGGAACGCTGAAGGCGGTCGCTCCCCGTCGTTCGGGTATATGTCGGATGGGGACGCCGCCGGCGTCGAACTCAGGGTCGAGGGGGCACAGAAACGCGACGCGGGCCGTGGGGTCGCGCGCCTTCCGGAGCCCGCTCGCCGGGCGCTCTCGGTGCTGAGCGGCGATACGGTCGTAGTTCGGGGGCAGAGCGCCACCGTCGCGAAGGTCTGGCCCGCGAGCGGCGACCTCTCGGGCGAGTCGGTCCGGATCGACGCCGACACCCGTCGGAACGCCGGGGTGAACGTCGGCGACACGGTGAGGGTGTCGCCGATCGCGGTGGCCGACGCCGACCGAGTCACGATCGACGTCCCCGGACGGCTGGACTCGAGCGCGGACCTCTCGGCGCTGGTGAAGCGTGCGCTGCTCGACCGGCCGATACAGGCGGGCGAGCAGCTCCGGATCGAGCGACTCGGGACCGAACCGCTCGGGATCGAGTCCACTACGCCCGACGGCACCGTGCGCGTCACCGGGGACACCACGGTAGCGCTCCGCGGGCGGGCCGAATCGTCCACGAGCGCTGGGGGGTCCGACGCGACG
Encoded proteins:
- a CDS encoding DUF7128 family protein, producing the protein MVVETVRDGVAWHECEHCGLMFDDEEEARQHEERCDAEDPNYLQ